The genome window TTAGCACGCAAGATCGAAACACGACCTTATTGAATGAAACCGAAGCCTGATCTAGCTAACGCGGTCCTTTTCCAACTCTGCCGTTAGATCTTCCTAATCATactcattaaataaatttcaccgTTAACAATTCGCAGGAAAGAAATTCTAATCGTAATTTGCTTCGCAAGTAAAGGAACAGCTGAATTCGCATTTATGTGCAGGAAACATCaatttgtatacaaattttCTACTTTCTACGCTAAATTGAGTATAGAAGTCTTCATTTCGGGTCCTCCCACAGCGAGGTGTTAAAggagaagataaaaataaacagatagaGAATTAAAAAGCGCGAAACAAGGATCCGGGAGCGATTCGTCCGAGGGAACAGATGATTCCCTTCACGGGGTACCCTTGATTCGCGGTCTCAGGTTGACGATTTATCATCTGGTGGTCGGATTACCTTTTGACAGTGGCACAATCACCTCGTTCCGCGCTGAGCAGGAAGTGCTTCTCAACTGGGCCAAGACTATAGTCCTGGGGCGGCGTTAACGATTGCTCCGAAGGCGCTCTCGCCTCATTCGCGAGGAGATTTTGCTGCGACTCGGACGGATTCATGGCTCCCTTCCGCGGAAATCTATCGACGGGACCAAAGACAATGCCGCCACGGCTTGGTTCATCGATCCCGGATACACCTACGCACAACCAGATAATCCTGAGCGGCTGTCGAGCAACCGGCCGCGTGGGATGTCTGCCTAATCGCCCGCCATTATTTCGGCTGCCGGCGCGACCGCCATTTTTCCTCGGGAAAGAGGCAACCCGAGTCCGAGTTCTCTGATTTCAATTTTTGCGCAACGTTTTCGACCGGTTTATCTCGAAGGAATCTTTGTGATTTATTATACCtagtttttctattatattaggCTTATGATTTAtcatattttctgtattatatttatattttattatattttccattatagATTTCTGTgtgatttatatttaacttatgAAAACAGAGTAATTGTATAGATTAATAATATCGTAGAATAATCTTAGTGACATTAGTTTTACGTgcaattttattcaaatgatgCAACTATTATTTGTAGAGTTAATCTTTAACTTTAGCAATGTCCTCCATATAGATTgtcaataaatattcttaataatccACGGAATATATAATTTTGGAAAGGTACGATGGATTACAAGTTGTATCGCAGGATTGGAGCCGCAGCCAGATTACAAGATTTCGATGTAACGAACCCGAGATAATCTCGTGAGCCCGAACACGTCACGGCTGTGGATCGCAAATCCATAATTCGATATCGAATCGGCCGGTCAATTGGAACACCGCGATTAGCACAGTTCTCAGGCATTACTTTTTTTCCAGGTTAAAAGAACACGGGTTTCCAGCGCCGCGTTCTCGAATTAAATGGAATGAAAGCTCGCGATCGAACGGCCAAGTAGTAGAAGTCGACTGCGTTCCAGACAGACCGTAAAACCGTAAAACCATCGCCGTTTTATCGTGATCATTACAAATGGTAAGTAATTGACGAAcggtaacaatattttattctaactGTTGGGAAATGTTCAGAAAAGCTGTtagttttaattaatgaaaaatatttttttggtgAATGGAAACGTATATAAAAATAGTTACTTTCGAGGAGCTGATGGTCGCAATCTAGTTTCTATGAGTAATGGGTGGGTTTCTTGTAGAATAAATGTaactttctttaaataaacaaatctgtATTTCTATTTGGAattcgaaatgtttaatattttcttactgattattattaattaatatctacTGGAATAAAGAGTATTACTAAAGGATTTAATAGCAACTACTTAGTTTCgttcaaattttgttttctgtgAAACTTATGTTTTTAGAATTCTTTTCCCATTTTCAATATCGATCAGTTTTATCGATGGATGACGTTACCTTCAAgtttcttttttgaaaataagCCGAACGAGATACGTGACTGTCGCGTTTTTCGTTACGCGAGTTTTGACGGTCGCCGCAGCGTAATTTTCGCCTATTTGATCTTCCTGCTCGACATACACGACACTCTAGAATGTCAATGTGTCATAGTCGCAGTTGCAGTTTTTACTGGTTTCCTCGAATTTCAAGTGGACACTCGGTAAACCGattttaacgaaaaatgaaaaaagtgttAGTTATTTTTTGGACCTACGTTCTAacacttttttcattttccttatttagttattttttagACCTACGTTCTTACcccttttttcattttccttagttaattattttttagaccTACGTTCTAACACTATTTTGGGCTTCCTTCTTTCAACTTTCATCGTATGAAAGATCTTCCACATAAAAAACTAGTGTGTAATTAAACACCTAATAGACTGCCACTATACTCTAATTAACTACTTCAATCCTTTATTCTTCTACTGGCTACAACAGTATCAAAGATCATTCGATCAAACTCCCAGGGATCCatcaatttaatgaatattaaatttcgtaaatATTAGTCGGCgcaagtttttattaaattttaatcaatgcCCGAATGGACACCTGTTTCTctaagaacaataaaataaaatgtccgATAAACATCCGTGAGTCTAGTATGAATAGGGACAATATCAATTCCACTTAAccatggaatttagtttcaaatctCTCGTGAGCCATGTAATAAAATCAaccaacgagtatacacgtcgatCGCAAATCGAATCCATCCAATATACATTAAACCAAAAGGCTAAAGCTAAATGGAAAAACTATATGTCCATgtgatgaaaaaaataattactaagAAAAGCAgtattattttagattttaaaattACGAGTATACTCATTGAACACAGTGaactatttaacacgttgactgtcacggcagtcaccgatgaccgaagcttccaaattgctgaagaacaattgcaataaaacgattgatgtcgaatagaaatatttagatacataaatagctagataatagtgtaatgtgaCTAGCGTAATACCGAATCATTCATTCTTTTCAACACCATTTGCCTTTCTTATTAAGAAATcagtattactatacaaaacgctagaaattctcgtggcggtcgaCGTATTAATCCAGGAACAATGACTACCAGAAACTGTCTTCCACCTGTGCCAGCAAACTTCTACACGGTGTTCTAGAGATTGTACCTGGTTAGAGGGTCGCAGGTCAACGGGAGCCCATGGCACCAGGGAGCAGGTCGCAGAGATGATGGTCGGCCTGGGGAGCTGGATCGCGCGAACGATACCGAATAAAGGGAAAACCGTGCGTTCACCAGCTCTACATAGTTCAGGGAAGCCTTAGCACGTCGGTCAGCCGGGGCATGGATTAGGCACAAACACGTGGGTCGTATTCTAAACTGTGTGCGAGCCTGCTCTGTCTATCACATTGCGCATCCACGTGCACGAGACCTGGCCAGGCTCGCGCGATCAGGCCTATAACTATAGGACTCCCTCGGATTAACGCTCGGCGAACGATCGTCTTCGCGAATTTCTGcgaatttctatttttcgaatGACAGACGGGGAATGGCTTCTTTCGAACAGCGGGAGGAAGATGTAAATAATAGCCGAGAAGACACAATCAATGATTAATGCTTTGATCGTCGTGGTATTCGAATTCAGGCGATACAGTTTACAAGAttgacacgttaagcgccacgaaaatcttaagcgttctcCCGTAGAGTTTTTCTTCTGTAGCAAAGgaaagaacaattattaattatttaacgttacaatgtttgcgttacactgttatcatagttacgttattaaacattttcatttcacatcggttatcttgtacgttacgatCGTTTTCTAGTCGCCGGtaactgacatggcgcttaacgtgttaaacattgattttcttgaattttcttggatcttggaaaataatggaattatTGCTATGGAGAGTTTTCACTTTTTAGTCTCTGTTCGTTAAGAAAGGATTATTGAAGCTGTGAATTCGAAGAGTGAGCGTTATGTTACAACTGGTGCTGCAGGCAATATCCAAGTTGGTTAGCTGACAGAATTTTTTTATAGCTATACGACGAAAGagaacaaatttgttatacttgtATTTTGGAAGTATTAATAGTTAGCAATAGTAAATATTggagtatctagaattatttagcgtaggataaagtattgtaggatgaatggtttgttgtgcgtgcgtaagggcgaccaggtcgtatcgcgacggaccggcgacaggatgtttggaaaatagtgtgactgcgtttagaaaatctcgagtggctgaaagaatacgaggaagagtgtctggaactgagcgactggaccgtgagaaaagcgtgtacgtgactgcgtgagttttgactatggacgaaagatgcgagtgagaagggtgcaatggagagaaagacagagcgaatgggggtgtgtgttaaaagcaagtgggaatgcgtgcgtgaaggacattttggtgagagacagcggagaggaacattttgtgcgtgatagcgagtcgtgtgttggccttcgtggcattgagttgtatttttacgtgttgtccatattgtttccttatctcattaaatacatatatttattcctaattctctttttaccgaagatccaccttttctataataatagtagccccactataaacttgggggctcgtccgAGATCACTATAATATTGAtagtagtaattattattaaatttaagaagATCACGAAGTTTTCGTTCGTATCTTTAAGACCAATAGGCGTCTCGTTAACCCTACACGTTGAAGAGCAGAAGATATGGGGAAAAGAGGGGGttgaatacagaaaataaaagcACATTATTCTTCGTTAACCACGTACATCTTGTAATCCGCCATTTTGTACGCTGCGTGGGCCAATATTTAGGCGGCGAGGGGATCATCCTGTACGTGATCAGACCACAGGACAGATTCGGTTGAAATTGAGAGGAATGGCTCGGTTATGGGAGGGACGTAAGATGAAAACGTAACTTGGGGACCTCGTTTCTTTTAATCTGTGATGAAAATAGTGTTGGATGACGTCCCACAGGTATAGGGATCAACACATTTCCTTCCAGCTAAATCTTCTCCATCAGTGTCTACTACCATACtctatttcattattatgaaacaacaaaaaaaggactgaaacaataaagaaaattaccaTTACGACTTCACGTAAATTTGATAAGAACGAAAGTCTAAGAAGAGAAATTTTGGAATAATACTTGCTACGTGAATCGTTCTGAAATGAACGCAATGTAATTTAGATAAATGTCATTAACGGAGCgtggataattttattttattatagtaattGTGTGTTTCTCCAGATTCGCAAATCAGGACTGCAAACATTGAAatgtatatgaatatttatgttttaactGTTAATAATAGAGTGTTGCGTCCATGCAATGCTGTTTTTCAATAGATTGAGAAAATTAGTAAcgggaaattggaaaattccgtaagaaaaatatatgttacTGCGGATAGAAAATTATACGTACAATTTTTCAGGGTCAATGATGGTTAAAAGGTAATAACTTCTGATTTGTCCAACAGAAACAAGCTGAAGGTGGGGGTGTATTTTTCCATAAGAAAGGGTATTACATGCAAGAGATAAGAACCACTTTTCCAGCCACTTTTTTTCCTTTAATGTATACGcgtattaaatttacattcacTTTAAGAACGACGTTTAAGgttacagacaatgcgcatTACCGTAATTCTAACCCCTATCGTAATTGGAGGGTGTCGAGAAGGAAAGTGGCTGAGTCCATTGTGCCTGACCCTTTTATGACACACTTTTACACCTTGAGTGCGAACTGAAACACCAAAAATGGCCGCGTGCTACGTCCTCTTAACgcagaatttcaaataaacacgATTGCTTCTATCGACTACTCTGCCATTAATTTAACAATGTCTGGTATTCTAATTAGTACCATTTCCACGGACAGAAAATAATTACCGAAATTACATATGAAGCATCTAGAGAATTTCTCTGGCATAAATCTTGCGATTTCTGATATTCTAACGAACGCCATTTTCCCAAAAAGAACAATTACCAAAACTACGAAAGAAGCATCCAGAAAACTTAATTactatacaaaagaatatttctgtTCAAATGAGTTTGAATTTCTTGCTCAATACAGTGGTCATTTTCTTTTACTGTAATGGGTGTCTGGCTAATAACGGTATTTTATAATTGTGACATTTACAGAATAGGACCTATGAGATCATCCCATAAGTAACGTCTCCCATCTTGCTTCGTAAAGTATTTTTCAACGCCGTTTTGAAAGTGGCGTTAAACGATTAATCGAAAAACGAGGGAAAGGTCGTGCACAACGACGATCAGTGCATCGACGATGGAAAAGAACGCGAGTATTAATGTTTTATACTAGAAGTTAGCACAAAAAGATCGACATTAACTTATGGGTTGATCTGACACATTTTCCCATCGACCCCGTTATCTGAACAGCGGATGAAAAATTGACTGTTGATAGCGCACGGACTCAGCCGCGTTTCTCCGTGCGTCCGCCAATCCGCAAAATAGAACAACGACGAACGCGCCGTCGACAATGACGACACAGCTTCCGGTGGGAGTGATCTAGACAGCGAGATCGTCGTCAGTATCGAAGCCGTTTAATGATTAAATCTTTATATGTACATTGAATACGCGGCGGAGCAGGTGGATGCACATTATAGGTACAAGGAATACCTTGGAGCAACGTTACACGTCGGCCATCTTGGAAGATGTCCTTTTGTGTCTCTCACAAAAATAAAACGtcatataatatcatataattatatataaacgtTATCTTTCGAGTTTCTACAAAATTATAACGTAAACTTATTTTTAACTATTGGTAATCATTATTTTGTGCTTATTTGGCtttcgaaataataaattaaatattcttggACAGTCTCCTTTCTTCAGTCGTTATGTACATTTGCAGTAATGTATGTTATAAAATCAGTCGAATGgtgttataaattaattgttggAGAATAGTATGGGTATTTGGAgattgattataaataaatatcaatagttGATTCTTTAAATGCCGAAGTGTCTTTGGAAGATGTCTTCGAAGTAAAGAAGGAGAAGGTTTAATTCAGGCTGAAGTTCATATTAATTGTAAGTCAAGTTGATGCTAAGTCCAAGTCAGTATCGTTTTTACTCTTTTGCGTTACATTTCGAAGGAAGAGCATTATCGCGTGTCTAATAAAACGTCTTGTCAACTAATCACAAATACCTCGCAGTAACTATAAAACTAAAGTGACTAGGATTAAATACAATAACTATAACTTAATAAACTGactagaataaaataaagtgactgaaattaaataaagcGGCTAGACTTAAATGAAACGACTAGAATTGAATCAGCTGAACCGTAAAGAACAATCAGTATTCAGCACTACCCAGCAAAGTGAAACCAGAAGCCGAAGCCAAAATTAAATTCCAACGGGCAATATAGCTGAACCGCCACGCAAATGGTCTTAAATGGCCACAATAATAACCGGATCGCGGTTCTATACCGCTAAAAAGAAGAAGGGTCACGGTTGGAATGGAAGCGAAATCGAATCAATGAACAATAATCGAATAGATCGGCCGATGTAATAACGTTGCCCGTGAGAATGTTCAGGATCGAGTCACGACGTCCGATAGACATTGTGCGCGACTGTGGTAAGTGTTCAAAACCTCCTTGTGCAAGTCATGtccattatatacatatatatatatattatattggattattatattaatatattctattatattaatctTAAGAGATTCCCAAACATTTCCAGACAAAGCACAAGCTAAAAAGTCAAGATCTTCTCATGTATTATTCACCCAATAAAATACGacacgaagaaaattaattgctAAGTTTATGGTAAACCGCTAAATTGATGGAttgcagtcgaagtgttaaatcGATAGTTGGTTAATTAATGGCTGATCGTTTAACAGCTGATCGTTTAGCAGCTGGTCAATTAATACCTACTCAATTGGAAACTGAGAAGGGTAATCTTTTCTAATGGACACAGCTTACATGTAAAAGCTTCGAACACTTATCACAGCATTCCTGgccatgaaaatttcaaacaaatcgTATCTCGCGCGGCTCTTCGCGTTCTATTCGACACGGACATGTCCCCGATGATGCTCGCGATGGATCGTTCCCCTGTTTTATTCCTGTTTCACGCCGGCACGCTCCTCCAGGAAGTCCAAGGTGTTCCTGTGCTCGGTGTCCATGTTGCTCAACACGTTGCACAGACGGAGTAACCTCGCCTCGAATGGATGTAAGTTCTTGATCTCGTCGTTCAAGAGCAAATCCGAGCACATCGCTGTCACGTCGATTTCCATTGGATAGATCTGCGAGCTCCGGCCGAATCTGTTGGACACACTCACTTCGAAACCTGCTCTCCTTGAGGTCTGAGCGGAATTTTAGGGGATAGTCTCGGTGGTTGCTCGAGAATCCACGAAATGTAAAGGTCTTCGGGCTTATATTAAGATTGAGATTAATGAAACTTGTAATCTGGATGAATCCGAGTTTATTCGTAATCCCACTGCTTATcattttgctcgttaattaGTATTGAATAATGAGGAAGTTAGGAAGATTGGGAAATTACACCATGAAGCAAACAATTCTAGAGTAGAGTAATTGTTAAACTGTAAATTAAGAGCGTTTCCTTGCAGTGAAGAATCGTtggaatataatttacattatgaTACGAACTTACTTGTAGATCTAATGTTCGAAGATTGTCATTGCAAAAGTGAATACTTCGAAATCGTCCGTTAATTTGTTGGTTGATTAcgtttctatataattattaattctaacTGATTTATATCGTAGCTAATTCATTCTTGTTCCAGGTAATTAATTTGCATtccagatatttcatttttattctacacGAGTAATTTCTATTctgcataattaatttttattctaggCAATTGATTTCTTCAAGGTGATTAATGTGTATTCTAAATAATGAATTGCTATTCGAAATGATTCATTCTTATCCCAAGTAATCAGGAATCAATTAATTTCTATGTAATCAACGCACTCACCTGATGAAATTCAGGTCGTTCCTTCCACGCTTGTAGTCtctgtcaccggtgaccgcctTGTAGCCGGACCTGCCGAACCTGATCGTGATGTCCGGCGACTTCCAGCGCGGATATCTGCTCACCGGCGAGTTCCCGTCTACCTCATCGTTGAGCGTGTTCTCAACGTGTCCGTCCGGGTCGCTACGGCCGAATCTGATGAACGACGATCCCTTGTTGCTCCGTCTTTCCTTCGAATCCGGATCATCCGGCCTACTGTCGACGCTGTGCCTCTTGAACACGTACTCGAAGTCACTGGGAACAACGTCCTTGAAGATCCTCAAGCTGCCGTCGGCCTTCAGCGGCGTCAGTATCGACGACGACACCAGCAAGCAGTTGCAGAGGAACGGCAACACGTACAGCGATACGGTCTGCCCAACAGAAATCGATTGCAAAACGATCAACGAATGCTGACCGCAGAAATTTCGACAGTTCGATGAACATGCTTGACCCTTTAAGGACGAACGCCGCCATTTTCGAGACATCAGACTTTCATATCCAAGATACGAAGTTGGCAATATATAACTTAATTGCTTCAGTATCAAAAGATCGATATATAGTTCTCCTTCTCCCTACCGTGTATGAGTTCGATGCATAATTTACCTTCGTGTGTTGAAGCtcttgaatatttaacactagaactaccgatcacttaaactgacttttactaatttctt of Nomia melanderi isolate GNS246 chromosome 5, iyNomMela1, whole genome shotgun sequence contains these proteins:
- the LOC116424586 gene encoding FMRFamide-related peptides produces the protein MTVSLYVLPFLCNCLLVSSSILTPLKADGSLRIFKDVVPSDFEYVFKRHSVDSRPDDPDSKERRSNKGSSFIRFGRSDPDGHVENTLNDEVDGNSPVSRYPRWKSPDITIRFGRSGYKAVTGDRDYKRGRNDLNFIRFGRSSQIYPMEIDVTAMCSDLLLNDEIKNLHPFEARLLRLCNVLSNMDTEHRNTLDFLEERAGVKQE